The window CGAGGATCTGCGCCGGCGGGGCGTCCAGGTCGATGCCCTGGATTTCACTGCGCGGCAGCATGATCGCCTTGATGCTGATCTGCTGCAGGGCTTGCAGCAGCGAGGCGGACTGCTCGCTCCGCGGTGCTGGCTCGAATGGCTGCACCAGGCGCTTGCGGCTCAGGCTCCAGACCGTCAGGGCGGTGGCCAGGGCAAGCAGAAGGCCGGCGAGTAGACCGCTAGCGAAGGTGTTCATATATGCAGGATGAATTCTCGCACCAGCTTGCTACCGAAGTAGGCGAGCATCAGTAGGCAGAAGCCTGCCAGCGTCCAGCGGATCGCCTGGTGCCCGCGCCAGCCACGCTGATGGCGGCCCCAGAGCAGCATGGCAAAGATCACCCAGGCCAGGCAGGCCAGCAGGGTCTTATGCACCAGGTGTTGGGCGAACAAGTCGTCGAGGAACAGCCAGCCGGAGAGCAGCGAGAGCGACAGCAGCAGCCAGCCGGCCCAGAGGAAGCCAAACAGCAGACTCTCCATGGTTTGCAGCGGCGGGAAGTTCTTGATCAGCCCGGAGGGGTGCTTGTGCTTGAGCTGGTGGTCCTGCAGCAACAGCAGCAGCGACTGGAAGGCGGCGATGGTGAGCATGCCGTAGGCCAGGATCGACAGCAGGATGTGGGCGAGGATTCCGGGTTCTTCGTCAATCGGCTGCAC is drawn from Pseudomonas cavernae and contains these coding sequences:
- a CDS encoding cytochrome C assembly family protein; its protein translation is MHPLLPSLTAAALYAGTTAYQALRLAKRQAPDTRITLSLGLLALLAHAFSLFMQLITPGGLSLDFFNAASLIAAAVIALTLLACTRIPVENLLLLLFPLGCLTVLLAQFMPAGTVQPIDEEPGILAHILLSILAYGMLTIAAFQSLLLLLQDHQLKHKHPSGLIKNFPPLQTMESLLFGFLWAGWLLLSLSLLSGWLFLDDLFAQHLVHKTLLACLAWVIFAMLLWGRHQRGWRGHQAIRWTLAGFCLLMLAYFGSKLVREFILHI